A DNA window from Sphingopyxis macrogoltabida contains the following coding sequences:
- a CDS encoding glycosyl transferase family protein yields MELSTAGLEWLVHAAGHELMLFASVGILLIGLDDLLFDALWIASRRAAPVPRSVPSRLDGTIAIFLPAWKEDAVLAATLRRTLAAWDGEDFRLYVGCYPNDAATLFAVSPLIARDPRLRLVIGGGDGPTTKGDNLNRMWAALGEDERAEGRRFAAIALHDAEDHVHPEELDLYRRHLGAYAMVQIPVVPIVGRGPQWVAGHYGDEFAEAHGKELVLRSRLGLPIPSAGVGCALTRNALGLLALDRGGEPFRADSLTEDYEVGMLIAGYGLAARFVDAPGTCGGRIVSQGEFPDEWEKSVKQKSRWITGIALAGWEHLGWLRSAAPDEPASRTWLIRWMLWRDRRAPLTATILLAAYAAFVLVTVGFTGEVLLGWRPVTSDAAMDLLLGLNAMLLMWRLGMRGYFTARCYGWRQGVFSFPRALVANIIAILAARRAIVAYWRILRSGQVVWEKTEHREAGCEAAPVTVR; encoded by the coding sequence GTGGAGCTGTCGACCGCAGGACTGGAGTGGCTGGTGCATGCCGCCGGGCATGAACTGATGCTGTTCGCATCGGTCGGCATCCTGCTGATCGGGCTCGACGACCTGCTTTTCGATGCGCTGTGGATCGCGAGCCGGCGCGCGGCACCGGTCCCTCGCTCCGTGCCGTCGCGGCTCGACGGGACCATCGCGATATTCCTGCCGGCGTGGAAGGAAGACGCCGTGCTCGCCGCTACCCTCCGGCGGACGCTCGCGGCATGGGACGGCGAGGATTTCAGGCTCTACGTCGGCTGCTATCCCAACGATGCGGCAACGCTTTTTGCGGTATCGCCGCTGATCGCCCGCGATCCCCGGTTGCGTCTGGTGATCGGCGGCGGGGACGGGCCGACCACCAAGGGCGACAATCTCAACCGGATGTGGGCGGCGCTCGGCGAAGACGAGCGCGCGGAAGGGCGGCGCTTTGCCGCGATCGCGCTCCACGATGCCGAGGATCATGTCCATCCGGAGGAACTCGACCTCTATCGCCGCCATCTCGGCGCTTATGCGATGGTGCAGATTCCGGTGGTGCCGATCGTCGGCCGCGGCCCGCAATGGGTCGCCGGCCATTATGGCGACGAATTTGCCGAAGCGCATGGCAAGGAGTTGGTGCTGCGTTCACGGCTCGGCCTGCCGATCCCGTCGGCGGGGGTGGGCTGCGCTCTCACGCGCAATGCGCTGGGTCTCTTGGCGCTCGACCGCGGCGGCGAACCCTTTCGCGCCGATAGCCTGACCGAGGATTATGAGGTCGGCATGCTGATCGCGGGCTATGGTCTTGCCGCGCGTTTCGTCGATGCACCCGGCACCTGCGGCGGGCGGATCGTGTCGCAGGGCGAATTCCCCGACGAATGGGAAAAATCGGTGAAGCAGAAGTCGCGCTGGATCACCGGGATCGCGCTCGCCGGCTGGGAGCATCTCGGGTGGCTCAGGTCCGCTGCGCCGGACGAGCCGGCGAGCCGGACATGGTTGATCCGCTGGATGCTGTGGCGCGACCGGCGCGCGCCGCTCACCGCGACCATCCTGCTCGCCGCCTATGCCGCCTTCGTGCTCGTCACGGTCGGCTTCACCGGCGAAGTCCTGCTCGGCTGGCGTCCCGTAACCTCCGATGCGGCGATGGACCTGCTCCTCGGGCTCAATGCGATGCTGCTGATGTGGCGGCTCGGCATGCGTGGCTATTTCACGGCGCGATGCTATGGCTGGCGGCAGGGCGTCTTTTCTTTTCCGCGTGCGCTGGTCGCCAACATCATCGCGATCCTCGCGGCGCGCCGGGCCATCGTCGCCTATTGGCGGATTCTTCGCTCGGGACAGGTCGTGTGGGAAAAGACCGAGCATCGCGAAGCGGGATGCGAGGCCGCGCCGGTGACCGTGCGGTGA
- the nhaA gene encoding Na+/H+ antiporter NhaA — protein sequence MPSKSAPRSALRDFLESESAGGMLLIFAAILAMIVANSAFGETYLHFIHAETGPVLTDKLGPMTVHLWINDGLMAVFFLLVGLEIKREFVDGRLASWDRRRLPFIAAAAGMAVPAALYMLFAGGTPGLAQGWAIPAATDIAFAIGVLALLGKRAPTSLKLFLVTVAIVDDMGAVAIIALFYTAKINVAALAAAAAIVGAMFACNRLGVRSLIVYLLMFVLLWYAMLLSGVHATIAGVLAAMTIPFDRTPGAPDSATSPLHRLEHGLHPWVAFAIVPLFGFANAGVDMSGLTADQIFAPLPLGIAAGLFLGKQIGIFGSVWLSVKFGIAGKLRGATWPQIYGVSLLCGIGFTMSLFIGGLAFPGDATLIEEAKIGILMGSLVAALAGFAVLRFTPLHPEHDRIETESDVEIASDGDVNDTCEPEGRMNA from the coding sequence ATGCCCAGCAAATCCGCCCCCCGCTCCGCCTTGCGCGATTTTCTCGAAAGCGAGAGCGCCGGCGGCATGTTGCTGATTTTTGCAGCCATATTGGCGATGATTGTCGCCAACTCGGCTTTCGGCGAAACCTATCTCCATTTCATCCATGCCGAGACGGGGCCGGTGCTCACCGACAAGCTTGGCCCGATGACCGTCCATCTCTGGATCAACGACGGGTTGATGGCGGTTTTCTTCCTGCTCGTCGGGCTGGAGATCAAGCGCGAGTTCGTCGACGGGCGGCTGGCGAGCTGGGACCGACGGCGCCTTCCCTTCATCGCCGCTGCCGCAGGGATGGCGGTGCCCGCCGCGCTCTATATGCTCTTCGCAGGCGGAACGCCGGGGCTCGCGCAAGGCTGGGCGATTCCTGCCGCCACCGATATCGCCTTTGCCATCGGCGTGCTGGCGTTGCTCGGCAAGCGCGCGCCGACGTCGCTGAAGCTGTTCCTCGTCACCGTCGCCATCGTCGACGACATGGGCGCGGTCGCGATCATCGCGCTGTTCTACACCGCCAAGATCAATGTCGCGGCGCTTGCCGCGGCGGCCGCGATCGTCGGCGCGATGTTCGCCTGCAATCGCCTCGGCGTTCGCAGCCTGATCGTCTATCTGCTGATGTTCGTCCTGCTCTGGTACGCGATGCTCCTGTCGGGCGTGCACGCGACGATCGCCGGTGTGCTCGCGGCGATGACCATTCCTTTCGATCGAACGCCGGGCGCCCCCGACAGTGCGACCTCGCCGCTCCACCGGCTCGAACATGGGCTGCATCCATGGGTGGCCTTCGCGATCGTGCCGCTGTTCGGCTTTGCCAATGCCGGGGTCGACATGAGCGGGCTGACCGCCGATCAGATCTTCGCGCCGCTCCCCCTCGGCATTGCCGCGGGGCTGTTCCTCGGCAAGCAGATCGGTATTTTCGGCAGCGTCTGGCTGTCGGTCAAATTCGGCATCGCGGGCAAATTGCGCGGTGCGACCTGGCCGCAAATCTATGGCGTTTCGCTGCTCTGCGGCATCGGTTTCACGATGAGCCTGTTCATCGGCGGGCTCGCCTTCCCGGGCGACGCGACGCTGATCGAGGAAGCCAAGATCGGCATATTGATGGGATCGCTGGTCGCAGCGCTGGCCGGTTTCGCGGTGCTGCGCTTCACCCCGCTCCATCCCGAGCATGACCGGATCGAAACCGAGTCCGACGTCGAAATCGCGAGCGACGGCGACGTTAACGACACATGCGAACCCGAAGGGAGAATGAACGCATGA